A genomic stretch from Natronomonas gomsonensis includes:
- a CDS encoding Rieske (2Fe-2S) protein, which yields MATLLTAVDDIPEHGSYLFTVEEADGGLEEVILVRLSDGVSAWKNFCQHETDQRLDRGRGAAMREGQIICPKHGSMFDAETGYCENGKAAGSTLVEVDVSVRHGQVYLTDDEVSFSHEGGIDDGGAPSSTSHLSF from the coding sequence ATGGCGACGCTGCTCACCGCCGTCGATGACATCCCCGAACACGGCTCGTATCTCTTCACCGTCGAGGAGGCCGACGGCGGCCTCGAGGAGGTGATTCTCGTCCGACTTTCTGATGGCGTCTCGGCGTGGAAGAACTTCTGTCAGCACGAAACCGACCAACGTCTCGACCGCGGGCGCGGTGCGGCGATGCGGGAGGGGCAGATAATCTGTCCGAAACACGGGTCGATGTTCGACGCGGAGACGGGCTACTGCGAAAACGGGAAGGCCGCGGGGTCGACGCTCGTCGAAGTCGACGTGTCCGTCCGTCACGGGCAGGTGTATCTCACCGACGACGAGGTGTCGTTCAGCCACGAGGGCGGCATCGACGACGGCGGCGCGCCGAGTTCGACCTCACACCTGAGCTTTTAG
- the cmk gene encoding (d)CMP kinase — protein sequence MSGHDISPDQQIDSNLFITVSGPPGSGVTTLCEGLAEAMDCGFISGGEVFRELADERDMSLSQFIAKASENEDIDRAVDRRLRTIAEKWGAANKAFVLESRLAGWLAGNRADLRFWLDAPEEIRVDRTADREEIGAEMRVRDVIDVKRYESYYGIDLSDRSIYDLCINTARWTPENTLDLALTAIESYDSEIDEGAFPTADLDI from the coding sequence ATGTCGGGACACGACATCAGCCCGGACCAGCAAATCGACAGCAACCTGTTCATCACCGTGTCGGGGCCGCCGGGAAGCGGCGTGACGACCCTGTGTGAGGGACTCGCCGAGGCGATGGACTGTGGGTTCATCTCCGGCGGCGAAGTGTTCCGCGAACTCGCCGACGAACGCGACATGAGCCTCTCGCAGTTCATCGCGAAAGCCAGCGAGAACGAAGACATCGACCGCGCCGTCGACCGCCGTCTGCGTACCATCGCCGAGAAGTGGGGCGCGGCGAACAAGGCCTTCGTCCTCGAATCGCGGCTGGCGGGCTGGCTCGCCGGCAACCGCGCGGACCTCCGGTTTTGGCTCGACGCACCCGAGGAAATCCGTGTCGACCGCACCGCCGACCGCGAAGAGATCGGCGCCGAGATGCGCGTCCGCGACGTCATCGACGTGAAGCGCTACGAATCCTACTACGGCATCGACCTCTCGGACCGCTCCATCTACGACCTCTGTATCAACACGGCACGCTGGACGCCCGAAAACACCCTCGACCTCGCGCTCACGGCCATCGAATCGTACGACTCCGAGATCGACGAGGGCGCCTTCCCGACCGCGGACCTCGACATCTAA
- a CDS encoding ABC transporter permease — translation MSERSLPSPRPVGLLAAVVAVFAFLLVPVIIVVITSFTPQSFPGIPQEGLSLRWYGELLADESLLNALKVSLVVATSSSILSAIIGTIAAFGFVRGEFPYKEQISTIMLLPMIISPVITGIALVRYFGSLSLPSGYPALILGHTVLSLPYVFLLVRSELVTYDKDLERASRVLGAGPMATFRHVTGPIISPAIIAGSFIAFVVSFGEFTATQFLISPGTSTVPVVIYTMLRTGLTPTINALSVVLIVVMLVVALSSRRLSSA, via the coding sequence ATGAGCGAGCGTTCGCTCCCGAGTCCCCGACCGGTCGGACTCCTCGCGGCCGTCGTCGCGGTGTTCGCGTTCCTGTTGGTGCCGGTCATCATCGTCGTTATCACCTCCTTTACGCCCCAGTCGTTCCCGGGCATCCCACAGGAGGGGCTGTCGCTGCGGTGGTACGGCGAACTCCTGGCCGACGAGAGCCTCCTCAACGCGCTGAAGGTGAGCCTCGTCGTCGCCACGAGTTCGTCGATTCTCTCGGCCATTATCGGGACGATTGCCGCCTTCGGCTTCGTCCGCGGTGAGTTCCCCTACAAAGAGCAGATATCGACGATTATGCTGTTGCCGATGATTATCTCGCCGGTCATCACGGGTATCGCGCTCGTCCGGTACTTCGGGAGTTTGAGCCTCCCCTCGGGATACCCGGCGCTCATCCTCGGACACACGGTGTTGTCGCTGCCGTACGTCTTCCTGCTGGTCCGCTCCGAGTTGGTCACGTACGACAAGGACCTCGAACGCGCCTCGCGCGTCCTCGGTGCGGGCCCGATGGCGACGTTCCGCCACGTGACGGGGCCCATCATCTCACCGGCGATTATCGCTGGCTCGTTCATCGCCTTCGTCGTCTCCTTCGGCGAGTTCACCGCGACCCAGTTCCTGATTTCACCGGGGACGAGCACCGTTCCGGTCGTCATCTACACGATGTTGCGAACCGGCCTGACGCCGACGATTAACGCGCTGTCGGTCGTCCTCATCGTCGTCATGCTCGTGGTGGCGCTGAGCAGTCGACGGCTCAGTTCCGCCTGA
- a CDS encoding ABC transporter permease: MSTSRPTVDGVAGSIGELLEGRITNSHLALFGLGFVGVFFILPILLLVPESLAFGTGEPLQAYRRATRGIYVDAFVRSFLYGIVTTAVTLALAYLISYFMAFGTNRVRLTMTLVIVPLWIAYIVRYFGILLFLSPAGPFADLTGIEPSLLFTTPAVIIGLSNVYLPFAVLPIYNSLNAIDGELISASRVLGASQWRTLVSVVFPLSLPGLVAAGLIVFILAAGSFLGPAVLGGPNQTMIANEIAGAFLNNFNIRFASALAVIYSILLVGTLLVFNTVFDLREVLGNI; encoded by the coding sequence ATGAGCACCTCCCGACCGACCGTAGACGGTGTCGCCGGCTCTATCGGCGAGTTGCTCGAGGGGCGAATCACGAACAGCCACCTCGCCCTGTTCGGACTCGGGTTCGTCGGGGTGTTTTTCATCCTCCCGATACTGCTGCTCGTCCCGGAGAGCCTCGCGTTCGGTACCGGCGAACCGTTGCAGGCGTACCGACGGGCCACGAGGGGCATCTACGTCGACGCCTTCGTTCGCTCGTTCCTCTACGGCATCGTCACCACGGCCGTGACGCTCGCGTTGGCGTACCTGATTAGTTACTTCATGGCCTTCGGGACCAATCGCGTCCGCCTGACGATGACGCTCGTCATCGTTCCGCTGTGGATCGCCTACATCGTCCGGTACTTCGGTATCCTGCTGTTCCTCTCGCCGGCAGGCCCCTTCGCCGACCTGACGGGCATCGAGCCGTCGCTGCTGTTCACGACGCCGGCGGTCATCATCGGGCTGTCGAACGTGTATCTTCCGTTCGCAGTCCTGCCGATTTACAACTCCCTGAACGCCATCGATGGGGAACTCATCAGCGCCTCACGGGTGCTCGGCGCCAGCCAGTGGCGAACCCTCGTCTCCGTCGTGTTCCCGTTGAGCCTCCCCGGGCTCGTCGCTGCGGGACTCATCGTGTTCATCCTCGCGGCCGGGTCGTTCCTCGGCCCCGCCGTCCTCGGCGGCCCCAATCAGACGATGATTGCCAACGAAATCGCCGGCGCGTTCCTGAATAACTTCAATATTCGGTTCGCCTCGGCGCTGGCGGTCATCTACTCGATACTGCTCGTCGGCACGCTGCTCGTGTTCAACACGGTGTTCGACCTCCGGGAGGTGCTCGGAAACATATGA
- a CDS encoding ABC transporter ATP-binding protein, producing the protein MLEVRDFTKYYGDLCAVENLSFDIDEGEFVTLLGPSGCGKSTTLHAIAGLVEPTDGQILLRGEDVTDLPPEKRNIGMAFQSTALFPHMTVRENIAFGLKMHGHDSTAVEERVEESLELVDMPDHGEHKPGELSGGQQQRVSLARALAYEPDILLLDEPLTGLDRVLREEMRGWLNRIQKEVGVTTLYVTHDQEDALSMSDTVIVLNDGHSEQIDSPERIYESPASPFVAEFVGKSTRFSGPVSREGDRAVVNNHNKAITVEGTGVEDGDDATLYVRPEDIEVSRTAEGTENEITGRVVNVANLGNRAEVTVELTDGNEALAHTNRFPDIDVGDDVHLRFDPERVIAL; encoded by the coding sequence ATGCTCGAAGTTCGCGATTTCACGAAGTATTACGGTGACCTGTGTGCGGTAGAGAACCTCTCGTTCGACATCGACGAAGGGGAGTTCGTCACGCTACTCGGCCCCTCGGGGTGTGGGAAATCGACGACGCTCCACGCCATCGCCGGCCTCGTCGAACCGACCGACGGGCAGATTCTGCTCCGCGGCGAGGACGTGACCGACCTCCCGCCGGAGAAACGCAACATCGGGATGGCGTTTCAGTCCACCGCGCTGTTTCCGCACATGACGGTCCGGGAGAACATCGCCTTCGGGCTCAAGATGCACGGTCACGACTCGACAGCCGTCGAAGAGCGCGTCGAGGAGTCCCTGGAACTCGTCGACATGCCCGACCACGGTGAGCACAAGCCGGGGGAACTCTCCGGCGGCCAACAGCAGCGCGTCTCGCTGGCGCGGGCGCTGGCGTACGAACCCGACATCCTCCTGTTGGACGAACCGCTGACCGGCCTCGACAGGGTCCTCCGCGAGGAGATGCGCGGCTGGCTCAACCGCATTCAAAAGGAGGTCGGCGTGACGACGCTGTACGTCACCCACGACCAAGAGGACGCGCTGTCGATGTCCGACACCGTCATCGTGTTGAACGACGGCCACTCCGAGCAGATAGACTCCCCCGAGCGCATCTACGAGTCGCCCGCCAGCCCCTTCGTCGCCGAGTTCGTCGGGAAATCAACCCGATTCAGCGGCCCCGTCTCTCGGGAGGGCGACCGCGCGGTCGTCAACAACCACAACAAGGCCATCACGGTCGAGGGAACCGGCGTCGAGGACGGCGACGACGCCACGCTGTACGTCCGCCCGGAGGACATCGAAGTAAGTCGGACGGCCGAAGGCACGGAAAACGAGATAACGGGTCGCGTCGTCAACGTCGCCAACCTCGGCAACCGCGCGGAGGTGACAGTCGAGTTGACCGACGGGAACGAAGCGCTCGCCCACACGAACCGGTTCCCGGACATCGACGTCGGTGACGACGTCCACCTCCGATTCGACCCCGAGCGGGTGATTGCGCTATGA
- a CDS encoding ABC transporter substrate-binding protein, with translation MSKGSNYRRRDVLTTVGAGTLAGLAGCLGGNGGGNGNGNGNGNGGGNGGGGGGGELRFLGFGGNTQEAQMTVFEPWAEETGTEVSGTEAGGTTEMISLIKQNPGSFDIVALNDTGMARAQQEDVIEPIDLSMVPNYEKNIKESARSLSFNVDGDDTMGLIRENGATGYAYNTEKVDGELSSWEDIKDPAYEGKVSLIDRTIDRLSNCAAAADLNVNEVPGDEAKTDQMFTEAEEQDQNVFNYWGDGATSIRYLRQENAWICEAWGGRVLALQEEGYDHIEYVIPEEGAMGWTDNLAIVKGTESRELAHELLNHTYQREHLLTLSDMMNYTVQVKNPPEKMTQLPDYAPAEDLAFRDWDVVLPKEDAWTDRLNEIKQG, from the coding sequence ATGTCGAAGGGCTCGAACTACAGACGGCGTGACGTATTGACAACCGTTGGGGCAGGAACACTCGCCGGACTGGCGGGCTGTCTCGGCGGTAACGGTGGCGGAAACGGCAACGGAAATGGAAACGGCAACGGTGGCGGAAACGGCGGAGGCGGCGGAGGCGGCGAACTCCGCTTCCTCGGCTTCGGTGGGAACACCCAGGAGGCACAGATGACCGTCTTCGAACCGTGGGCCGAAGAGACCGGGACGGAAGTCTCCGGCACCGAAGCCGGCGGGACCACGGAGATGATTTCGCTCATCAAGCAGAACCCCGGTTCGTTCGACATCGTCGCGCTCAACGACACGGGGATGGCGCGCGCCCAACAGGAGGATGTCATCGAACCCATCGACCTCTCGATGGTGCCGAACTACGAGAAGAACATCAAGGAGTCGGCCCGCTCGCTGTCGTTCAACGTCGACGGCGACGACACCATGGGCCTCATCCGGGAGAACGGCGCGACCGGCTACGCCTACAACACCGAGAAGGTCGACGGCGAACTCTCCTCCTGGGAGGACATCAAAGACCCTGCCTACGAGGGGAAGGTGTCGCTCATCGACCGAACCATCGACCGACTGTCGAACTGCGCCGCCGCCGCCGACCTCAACGTCAACGAGGTGCCCGGCGACGAGGCGAAGACCGACCAGATGTTCACCGAGGCCGAGGAACAGGACCAGAACGTCTTCAACTACTGGGGCGACGGCGCCACGTCCATCCGGTACCTGCGACAGGAGAACGCCTGGATTTGTGAGGCGTGGGGCGGCCGCGTGCTCGCACTGCAGGAGGAGGGGTACGACCACATCGAGTACGTCATCCCCGAGGAGGGTGCGATGGGGTGGACCGACAACCTCGCCATCGTCAAGGGCACCGAGAGCCGCGAGTTGGCCCACGAACTGCTGAACCACACCTACCAGCGGGAGCACCTGCTGACGCTGTCGGACATGATGAACTACACGGTGCAGGTGAAGAACCCACCCGAGAAGATGACCCAACTGCCGGACTACGCTCCGGCCGAGGACCTCGCGTTCCGCGATTGGGACGTTGTCCTCCCGAAGGAAGACGCCTGGACCGACCGATTGAACGAAATCAAGCAGGGGTAA
- a CDS encoding enoyl-CoA hydratase/isomerase family protein: MTTTDSKADSPTVYEVDGDIARIRLNRPDRLNAVTGELYEGVQSGLERAEDDDARVVVLEGEGRAFCVGADMQNHDEQQRSAKERRDYAWTAQDACKAVQTHPAPVISKVHGYAIGGGAELAMSADFILMGADAELRFPEVSIGTYIGGGLTYTLAQRVGAARAKELVLSAATLTGTEAAEEGVVTRAVEESELDDAVDELAADLAGNAPIPMEFAKSQFGRVGSATRDDMLTAEAEALLACMGTEDWQEGVDAFADDREPTFVGE, translated from the coding sequence ATGACGACGACAGATTCCAAGGCGGACTCCCCGACCGTCTACGAGGTCGATGGCGACATCGCCCGCATCCGACTCAACCGACCCGACCGACTCAACGCCGTGACCGGCGAACTCTACGAAGGGGTCCAGTCGGGGCTCGAACGCGCCGAGGACGACGACGCGCGCGTCGTCGTCCTCGAAGGCGAAGGTCGAGCGTTCTGCGTCGGCGCCGACATGCAGAATCACGATGAACAACAGCGGTCGGCGAAGGAACGGCGCGACTACGCTTGGACGGCCCAAGACGCGTGTAAGGCCGTCCAGACACATCCGGCACCGGTCATCTCGAAGGTCCACGGCTACGCCATCGGTGGCGGCGCCGAACTCGCGATGAGTGCGGACTTCATCCTCATGGGCGCCGACGCGGAGTTGCGCTTCCCCGAGGTGAGCATCGGGACCTACATCGGCGGCGGTCTCACCTACACCCTCGCCCAGCGCGTCGGCGCCGCCCGCGCGAAGGAACTCGTCCTGTCGGCGGCGACGCTGACCGGCACCGAAGCCGCCGAGGAGGGCGTCGTCACGAGAGCGGTCGAGGAATCCGAACTCGACGACGCCGTCGACGAGTTGGCGGCCGACCTCGCCGGCAACGCACCGATACCGATGGAGTTCGCGAAATCGCAGTTCGGCCGCGTCGGCTCGGCGACCCGAGACGACATGCTGACTGCCGAGGCGGAGGCGCTGTTGGCCTGCATGGGAACGGAGGACTGGCAGGAGGGCGTCGACGCCTTCGCCGACGACCGAGAACCGACGTTCGTGGGTGAGTGA
- a CDS encoding acetate--CoA ligase family protein, with product MSDTTDIDRIMDPDAVAIVGASTDETKRGYQAIETLQEGGYEGDIYPVNPGAEEIRGLEVYPTVSAIPSRVDLALIVTPAHVVPDVLEDCGGTDLAGAVVIAVGFGEAGTDGEALEREIVSLAERHGIRLIGPNTSGMINVHAGLNLVGADGVPEGGLGLLCQSGNMAISLFTEAATREGVGYSHYVGVGNEADLKFHEYLPYLNDDPETDAIVLYVEGMSEGRAFLQAAREVTPETPIIALKSGRSAVGKQSASSHTGALAGDSTVAHAVLEQAGVVSVERSDELLAVANSLSSLPAADGPNVGILADGGGHATLAADALAERGLSVPEVTDETQQRLDEVLPDAASVVNPVDVAGGTDDDQRVFYDCAEAIVSDPNVDALLLAGLFGGYGIRFAEQYTDVECGVAEELVTLAERHDTPIVVQSAYAEFDTEPHEILRESGIPVVESIDVAASSLESLAAYGEHLATADEKSDFRFDGADNDAAEIRHAIEAGRRQLSEYTAKRALRERGLPVVPFELAESPSEALDAATDADGPVAMKVVSPDIVHKSDAGGVALGVDDDDVEATYEELLAAAESYAPDADIEGVLVSPMREGSVELIVGVVDDEQFGRVMMVGLGGVFVEVLEDVAFRALPLSEADARDMLDDIEAQELLDGARGNPPVDRDAVVDFLLEVSAFVEANPAVEELDLNPVFADDDGVEIVDAAVTLRTPGTDTETAPAPVGESDD from the coding sequence GTGTCGGACACAACCGACATCGACCGCATCATGGACCCCGATGCGGTCGCCATCGTTGGCGCCTCGACCGACGAGACCAAACGCGGCTATCAGGCCATCGAGACGCTCCAGGAAGGCGGCTACGAGGGCGACATCTATCCGGTCAACCCCGGTGCTGAGGAGATTCGCGGCCTCGAAGTGTATCCAACGGTCTCCGCGATTCCCAGCCGGGTCGACCTCGCACTCATCGTCACGCCTGCCCACGTCGTCCCGGACGTACTCGAAGACTGCGGCGGGACTGACCTCGCTGGCGCCGTCGTCATCGCGGTCGGCTTCGGGGAAGCCGGCACCGACGGCGAGGCCCTGGAACGCGAAATCGTCTCGCTGGCCGAACGACACGGCATCAGACTCATCGGGCCGAACACCTCCGGGATGATTAACGTCCACGCAGGGCTGAACCTCGTCGGCGCCGACGGCGTTCCCGAAGGGGGCCTCGGCTTGCTCTGTCAGAGTGGCAACATGGCGATTTCGCTGTTTACGGAGGCTGCGACGCGGGAAGGCGTCGGCTACAGCCACTACGTCGGCGTCGGCAACGAGGCGGACCTCAAGTTCCACGAGTACCTCCCGTATCTGAACGACGACCCCGAAACCGACGCCATCGTGCTGTACGTCGAGGGGATGAGCGAGGGGCGAGCGTTCCTGCAGGCCGCACGCGAGGTCACGCCGGAGACGCCAATCATCGCGCTCAAGAGCGGCCGGTCGGCCGTCGGCAAGCAGTCGGCATCCTCGCACACCGGCGCGCTGGCGGGCGACAGCACGGTGGCCCACGCCGTCCTCGAACAGGCCGGCGTCGTCAGCGTCGAACGCTCCGACGAACTGCTCGCCGTCGCGAACTCGCTGTCGTCGCTGCCGGCCGCAGACGGCCCGAACGTCGGCATCCTCGCCGACGGCGGCGGCCACGCGACGCTCGCCGCCGACGCCCTCGCCGAACGCGGCCTCTCGGTCCCGGAAGTGACCGACGAGACCCAACAGCGCCTCGATGAGGTGTTGCCGGACGCCGCGAGCGTCGTCAATCCCGTCGACGTGGCCGGCGGCACCGACGACGACCAGCGCGTCTTCTACGATTGTGCGGAGGCTATCGTATCCGACCCGAACGTCGACGCGCTGTTGCTCGCCGGCCTCTTCGGCGGCTACGGCATCCGCTTTGCCGAGCAGTACACCGACGTAGAATGTGGGGTCGCCGAGGAGTTGGTGACGCTGGCCGAGCGCCACGACACCCCCATCGTCGTCCAGAGCGCCTACGCGGAGTTCGACACCGAACCCCACGAGATACTCCGGGAATCGGGCATTCCGGTCGTCGAGTCGATAGACGTCGCCGCCAGCAGCCTCGAATCGCTGGCCGCCTACGGCGAGCACCTCGCCACCGCCGACGAGAAGAGCGACTTCCGATTCGACGGCGCGGACAACGATGCCGCCGAAATCCGCCACGCAATCGAGGCGGGGCGCCGACAGCTCTCTGAGTACACCGCAAAGCGGGCGCTCCGCGAGCGGGGCTTGCCCGTCGTTCCGTTCGAGTTGGCCGAATCACCCAGCGAGGCGCTCGATGCGGCGACCGACGCCGACGGCCCGGTCGCGATGAAGGTGGTGTCGCCGGACATCGTCCACAAATCCGACGCCGGCGGCGTGGCGTTGGGCGTCGACGACGACGACGTCGAGGCGACCTACGAGGAACTCCTCGCGGCCGCCGAATCGTACGCTCCCGACGCCGATATCGAAGGCGTCCTCGTCTCGCCGATGCGGGAGGGCAGCGTCGAACTCATCGTCGGCGTCGTCGACGACGAACAGTTCGGTCGCGTGATGATGGTCGGTCTCGGCGGCGTCTTCGTGGAAGTCCTCGAAGACGTGGCGTTCCGTGCGCTCCCGCTTTCGGAGGCCGACGCCCGCGACATGCTCGACGACATCGAGGCCCAAGAACTGCTGGACGGCGCCCGCGGGAACCCGCCAGTCGACCGCGATGCCGTCGTCGACTTCCTGTTGGAGGTGTCGGCGTTCGTCGAGGCCAACCCCGCGGTCGAGGAACTGGATTTGAACCCGGTGTTCGCCGACGACGACGGCGTCGAAATCGTCGACGCTGCGGTGACGCTCCGCACTCCAGGGACCGACACTGAAACGGCCCCGGCCCCTGTAGGTGAGAGCGATGATTGA
- a CDS encoding enoyl-CoA hydratase/isomerase family protein: MIEVDAPIETEWLTEYVACVRYDRPDAMNAYNEALLRGAVEAFETLDDREDVRAIVLTGAGDAFCAGVDLTDMPLTPEMDFAEYEAGLGLFQNVVRTLRGISTPVIAAVNGYALGAGCDTALACDFRITSDEGVIGETFIDVGFVPGDGGAFLLPRLIGEARAKELIFTGRKLSGEEIVEWDLAREQVAADELLDAAVAFGSELADRPPVALAESKRLVNESFDTELDDALADATRAQRICSQTRDHEEAVAAFQEDREPEFEGR, from the coding sequence ATGATTGAAGTCGACGCCCCCATCGAAACCGAGTGGCTCACCGAGTACGTCGCCTGCGTGAGATACGACCGCCCCGACGCGATGAACGCCTACAACGAGGCGCTGCTCCGCGGCGCCGTCGAGGCTTTCGAGACGCTGGACGACCGCGAGGACGTCCGGGCCATTGTCCTCACCGGTGCCGGCGACGCCTTCTGTGCGGGCGTCGACCTCACGGACATGCCGTTGACGCCCGAGATGGACTTCGCGGAGTACGAGGCCGGCCTCGGCCTGTTCCAGAACGTCGTTCGGACGCTTCGCGGCATCTCGACGCCGGTCATCGCGGCCGTCAACGGCTACGCCTTGGGCGCCGGTTGTGACACCGCCCTCGCCTGTGACTTCCGCATCACGAGCGACGAGGGCGTCATCGGTGAGACGTTCATCGACGTCGGGTTCGTCCCCGGCGACGGTGGCGCGTTCCTCCTGCCCCGGCTCATCGGCGAGGCCCGCGCCAAGGAACTCATCTTCACCGGCCGGAAGCTTTCCGGCGAGGAAATCGTCGAGTGGGACCTCGCCAGAGAGCAAGTCGCCGCCGACGAACTGCTTGACGCCGCTGTGGCCTTCGGCAGCGAACTCGCCGACCGACCGCCCGTCGCACTCGCGGAGAGCAAACGGCTGGTCAACGAGAGTTTCGACACCGAACTCGACGACGCCCTCGCGGATGCGACCCGCGCCCAGCGCATCTGCTCGCAAACCCGCGACCACGAGGAGGCCGTCGCGGCCTTCCAGGAGGACCGCGAACCGGAGTTCGAGGGGCGATGA
- a CDS encoding carbon-nitrogen hydrolase family protein, with amino-acid sequence MNPFNCTVVQFDAPPEEPKSETLSRMVAAIEATDADLVVFPELATTGYHVFDRLDDLAEPVGGETTETLGAAADAADSEVLFGMPLADGDAVYNAAVWLDADGDVRGRYDKRHLWGAERDAFDAGERYLVVEAPFGRVGVQICYDLAFPEASAALARAECDLLVNLSAWTVQMERDWQTLLPARAVEQGAYVIGCNRAGTEAGDSFCGSSMVVEPDGTTIAELGNDAGRLTATLEPDIVAAERRRNPMRVDRHDDRIDAETS; translated from the coding sequence ATGAACCCCTTCAACTGTACCGTCGTCCAGTTCGACGCGCCCCCCGAAGAGCCGAAATCGGAGACGCTTTCGAGAATGGTGGCGGCAATCGAGGCCACCGACGCCGATTTAGTGGTGTTTCCCGAACTCGCGACGACGGGGTATCACGTCTTCGACCGACTCGATGACCTCGCGGAACCGGTCGGCGGAGAGACGACGGAAACGCTCGGCGCGGCCGCCGACGCCGCCGACAGCGAGGTGCTGTTCGGGATGCCGCTGGCCGACGGTGATGCGGTGTACAACGCCGCCGTCTGGCTCGACGCCGACGGCGACGTTCGGGGCCGCTACGACAAACGCCACCTCTGGGGTGCCGAACGGGACGCCTTCGATGCGGGCGAGCGCTATCTCGTCGTCGAGGCGCCGTTCGGCCGCGTCGGCGTCCAGATATGTTACGACCTCGCCTTCCCCGAAGCCAGCGCCGCGCTGGCCCGCGCGGAGTGTGACCTCTTGGTGAACCTCTCGGCGTGGACGGTGCAGATGGAGCGGGACTGGCAGACGCTGCTGCCGGCCCGTGCCGTCGAACAGGGTGCCTACGTCATCGGGTGTAATCGAGCGGGGACGGAAGCCGGCGACAGTTTCTGTGGGAGCAGCATGGTCGTCGAACCCGATGGAACGACAATCGCGGAGTTGGGCAACGACGCCGGCCGACTGACGGCGACGCTGGAACCGGACATCGTCGCCGCGGAACGACGACGCAATCCCATGCGAGTCGACCGCCACGACGACCGCATCGACGCCGAAACGAGCTAA
- a CDS encoding Lrp/AsnC family transcriptional regulator yields MPEVTLDETDFEILRRLDEDGEVSVDELSDELDVSASTIYYRLEGYREQGIVEGQISKLDPQKLGLGLTAITEIDANYDGPGYEEIAERLSALSGVQRVFFMLGEMSFYVISRVRDHEHLQTLMESIIQTEGVENSNTNVVLRTFKDEDRLLVNYDDEDLETIFE; encoded by the coding sequence ATGCCAGAGGTCACGCTCGACGAGACCGACTTCGAGATACTCCGACGTCTCGACGAGGACGGCGAGGTTAGCGTTGACGAACTGAGCGACGAACTGGACGTGAGCGCGTCGACGATTTACTACCGCCTCGAAGGGTATCGCGAACAGGGAATCGTCGAGGGACAGATTTCGAAACTCGACCCACAGAAACTCGGCCTCGGACTGACAGCGATTACCGAAATCGACGCCAACTACGACGGTCCCGGCTACGAGGAAATCGCGGAGCGGCTCTCGGCGCTCTCCGGTGTCCAGCGGGTGTTCTTCATGCTCGGCGAGATGTCGTTTTACGTCATCTCACGGGTTCGCGACCACGAACACCTTCAGACGCTGATGGAGTCGATTATCCAGACTGAGGGCGTCGAGAACTCGAACACCAACGTCGTGCTTCGGACGTTCAAAGACGAGGACCGACTGCTCGTCAACTACGACGACGAGGATTTAGAGACGATTTTCGAGTGA